The sequence TTTCATCCATTGGTATACGTATCTTATACGGTTATTAGTTATTGGTTATCTTTGTTTTTCTGTTTTGTTCATTATTTTTCTTCCCATTATTTGTAGTATGTATTTTAATAATTGGAATATGACTTTCTTGTCTTTATAACTCTTTGTGCTCAAATAATATGTATATATTATTCCTTCTTGGTTGTCTATTTTGGTTTTCCACAGCAAATCTGATTGTGCATTTTGAAATCCCTCATCTACATAGCTTCCATTTTCTTTTTCTATATGTTCTAAGTCTATCGCTTGCGCTACTTTTTCTGGTAAGTAGTTTCGTAGAAAATCTTTTGCTACTTCTATGTCTCCAAAGTTTCTTTTGAAAAAGGCATCGTGTGGATTGTTTATTTCATTCATTAGTTGTCCTCGCTTTGTTTGTAGGATTGAAGTTTTCTATTTAAATTATACCATAGAAGTGATGGTTTTGGTTTTGAAGTAAAATTCCCCTTCCTCGAAGGGGTGGATGCAGCGTTTTGTGCTACAGACAGGGTAGTTACTCTTTAATTTGCTTTTAGCAAATTATATGTACCACACCCTGAAATTCTGCTTCTGTGAAGGTAAATCAAAAGCAACTTCCCCGTCTGTGACCACACCCCGGCTGCGACAAAGAACGTCGCATCCACCCCTCTCAAGAGGGGAATTTCTATTATATTTATCCTTCAAAAAGGGGAATAAAAGCAAATTTGAAACAATTTCATATCCTTGCCTCTTTTTAAAGTGGGCAAGGAAAATTGGAGGCAGTTGATATGGAACTAACCGATAGAATGATTGAAAAGGCTACCCTTCCTAAGATATGTCTTGTTTAACACAGCCTCACAAAAACACAAAACACCTGTTATCAAAAAAAATGCCATATTGTATAAAATATTCAATTTTAACTTAAAAAAATTGTAAACTTGAAGTTTTTCTGTTATAATTAACCATACTAATGTTAGCGAGGTGGTAAAATGACTGAACAAATGACCGTAAGCTATAAAAAGCTTTGGAAATTACTAATTGATCGGGATATGAAGAAGAAAGATTTACAAGCAGCAGCGAAGATCAGTCCATCATCTATATCAAAGCTTTCAAGAAACGAGAATGTTAGCATGGATGTTTTAATAAAAGTATGTTCAGCACTCAAAGTAAATTTTGAAGATATTATGGAATTAGTGCCGAATTCGACTGAAGAAAGGAAGTAAAATTATGACTGATAATAAAAACGGACAAGAACGCGCAGAATTACACCGCACTATATGGAATATAGCAAATGACCTTAGAGGTAGTGTAGATGGCTGGGACTTTAAGCAATATGTCCTTGGAATACTCTTTTACCGTTACATATCTGAAAATATCACCGCCTACATTAACGCTGAAGAACATGAAGCTGGGGATAGTACATTTGACTACGCTAAGCTGCCTGATAACATAGCAGAGCGGGCTCGAGAAGAACTAGTTAAAACAAAAGGCTTTTTTATTTTGCCTAGTGAGCTTTTTCAGAATGTTCGTGCCCATGCGAAGGATGATGAAAATTTAAACGAAACACTGCAACGTATTTTTAAGAATATTGAAGCCTCTGCCCGAGGAACAGAAAGCGAAGATAATTTCAAAGGCTTATTTGATGATATTGATGTAAACAGTAATAAGCTGGGCGGAACAGTGACAAAACGAAATGAAAAGTTAGTCAAGTTACTAAATTCCATTGCTGAAATGAAACTAGGAAACTTCAAAGATAATTCAATCGACGCATTTGGTGATGCCTATGAATTTTTGATGGGTATGTATGCATCCAATGCAGGAAAAAGTGGTGGTGAATATTATACTCCACAGGAGGTTTCTGAATTACTTACTCAATTGACTATTGTGGGGAAAAAAGAAGTCAACAAAGTATATGATCCTGCCTGTGGTTCTGGCTCTTTGTTACTCAAATTTGCCAAAATTCTTGGGAAAGAAAATGTGCGACAGGGATTTTTTGGGCAAGAAATCAACATCACAACCTACAACTTATGCCGAATTAATATGTTCCTGCACGATATTGATTATGATAAATTCGACATTGCCCTTGGGGATACGCTAACGGATCCTCAACATTGGGATGATGAGCCCTTTGAAGCCATTGTTTCCAATCCTCCATACTCCATTAAATGGAAAGGAGATGACGATCCCATTTTGATTAATGATCCCCGTTTTTCACCAGCAGGGGTGTTAGCACCTAAATCCAAGGCAGACCTTGCTTTTATTATGCACAGTCTTTCTTGGCTTGCAACAAATGGAACAGCGGCGATCGTCTGCTTCCCAGGTGTGATGTATAGAGGAGGGGCTGAGAAGAAAATTAGAAAATACCTTATTGACAACAACTACATTGATTGCATCATTCAGTTGCCCTCAAATCTGTTTTATGGTACAGGCATTGCTACTTGTATCATGGTTCTTAAAAAATCCAAGAATGAAAACAAGACCTTGTTTATTGATGCATCCAAAGAATTTGTCAAGGTCACAAATAATAACAAGCTGACTCAGGAGAATATTGAAAAAATTCTTAATGCCTTTAAAGACAGAAAGGATATTGAATATTTTTCAAAACTTGTACCAAATAACGAAATCGTAGATCAGGATTACAACCTGTCTGTTTCTAATTATGTGGAACAGCAGGACACAAGAGAAAAAATTGATATTGTCAAACTCAACGCTGAAATAGAAAAAATTGTGGCAAGAGAACAGGTGTTAAGAGAAGAGATTGATAAGATTATTGCGGAAATTGACCTGCCTGCTGGCAGGCAGGGGTGTGCTAATGAATAAGTGGTATGTGTATATAATTCTTTGTGATGATGGCTCACTTTATAAAGGACATACGAATAATTTAGAACGCGGATACAATGAGCACTGTTTGGGTAGAGGAGCAAATCACACTAAACTGTACAAGCCTGTAAAAATAGTATATTCAGAGCAAGTACCATCTCTTGAAGATGCTGTTGCAAGAGAAAAATACTTTAAAACAGGAAGTGGAAGAGAATGGATAAAGAACAAGCTTAAGGAGATGAGTGAATGAGTGAGTTAGATTGTCAGCCCAATAGGCTAAATGAATTGATTGCTGAACTTTGCCCTGATGGGGTATCTTATAAACGGCTTGGCGAGATTGGATACTTTTATGGAGGCCTTAGTGGTAAATCAAAACACGATTTTGCCAATGGCAATGCAAAGTTCATTACATATATGAACGTTTACTCCAATTTAGCCGTAGATACTGAAATCAGCGATATGGTTAAGATTGGAGAAAACGAAAAACAAAACACAGTTAAACATGGAGATATTCTTTTTACTGGCTCATCTGAAACACCTAATGAGTGTGGAATATCATCGGTTTTAACGAAGGAAACGAACGAAAAGTTGTATTTAAATAGTTTTTGTTTTGGTTTCCGTTTGATAGATAAAGATTTGCTTTTGCCAGATTTCTCAAAGTATCTGTTTCGCTCAAAGGAAATTAGAAAACAGATTATTCGAACAGCAAATGGAGTGACACGCTTCAATGTATCAAAGGAGAAAATGGAGAAAGTTGTTATCCCCGTCCCCCCGCTGCCTGTACAGCAGGAAATTGTCCGCATTTTAGACAATTTCACAGAGCTTGTAAAAGAGCTTACAACAGAGCTGACAGCGGAGCTTACAGCAAGACAAAAGCAGTATGAATATTATCGGGATAAATTGTTGACCTTTGGGGATGAAGTAGAATTTAGGACACTTGAAGAAGTATTCAATATTAAGAACGGTTATACCCCATCTAAAAGTAATCCGACATATTGGGAAAATGGTTCATTGCCTTGGTTTAGAATGGAAGATATTAGAAAAAACGGGAGAATATTATCTGATTCTATTCAACATATTACTCCACAGGCAGTAAAAGGAAAACTCTTTCCTGCAAATTCAATTATATTAGCTACTTCAGCAACAATTGGTGAGCATGCACTGTTAACGGTTGAAGCATTAGCAAATCAAAGATTTACTTTTTTAAGTATAAAAAAACAATATGTTGATAAATTGAATATGAAATTTTTTTATTACTATTGTTTTATTATTGATCAATGGTGCAAAAACAATACTTCAGTTGGGAATTTTCATTCTGTCGAAATGGTAAGATTAAAAAAATATAGGTTCCCCCTCCCCCCACTACCTGTTCAGCGAGAGATCGTCGCAATCCTCGACCGGTTTGATGCTTTATGTAACGATTTAACAAGCGGTCTACCTGCCGAGATTGAGGCAAGACAAAAGCAGTATGAGTATTATCGGGATAAATTGTTGAGTTTTAAGGAGATGAAATCATGAGTATATATAATATTGTAACAAGTACAGATGAGGCAACTGTAGTTGCTGAATATGCGGCAGAATATGCTGTTCGCTCAAAAAATTATCAGAGCGAGGCAGATATGGAACGGGATTTAATTGATTTATTGGAGAGCCAAGGGTATAAATATTTACCGATACATAAGGAAGCCGACTTGGTTGACAACTTGCAAAAACAGCTTGAATTACTGAATGGTTTTAAATTTACAGATAGTGAATGGAACAGTTTTTACACAAAGTGTATTGCTAACAGCAATGAAGGCATTATAGAAAAGACCCGAAAAATACAGGATGATTATATACAGATACTAAGGCGAGATGATGGGTCAACGAAAAATATTTACCTTTTGGATAAAAAGAATATCCATAATAATCGTCTGCAGGTCATTAATCAATACGAGGAATCAAAGGGGACATATGGCACTCGTTATGATGTGACAATTCTCGTCAATGGACTGCCACTTGTTCATGTGGAACTTAAACGGCGTGGAGTAGCAATTCGTGAAGCCTTTAATCAAATTAATCGATACCAGCGTGACAGTTTTTGGGCGGGGTCAGGTTTATTTGAATATGTGCAGATTTTTGTCATTTCCAATGGAACACATACCAAGTATTATAGCAACACAACCCGAAATAATCATATCCGTGAGCTAAACAACAGCCAAAGCAAAAGAAGCAAAAAAACAAGCCATAGTTTCGAGTTTACAAGCTTTTGGGCTGATGCTAACAATAAAACCATCCCCGACCTTGTGGATTTTACCAGGACATTCTTTTCAAAACATACGCTCTTAAACGTTCTGACCAAGTACTGTGTTTTTACCTCCGAAGAACTACTCCTTGTTATGCGTCCTTATCAAATTGCTGCTGCGGAACGCATATTATCTCGTATAGTTTTATCAAATAACTATAAAAAAACGGGAACAACCGCTGCAGGCGGCTATATTTGGCACACAACAGGTTCTGGAAAGACATTGACCAGTTTTAAAACAGCCCAATTGGTTTCTAATCTGTCTTTTGTGGATAAGGTTCTTTTTGTTGTGGATCGTAAAGACTTAGACTATCAGACGATGAAGGAATACGACCGCTTTCAAAAAG is a genomic window of Petrotoga sp. 9PW.55.5.1 containing:
- a CDS encoding Rpn family recombination-promoting nuclease/putative transposase, with protein sequence MNEINNPHDAFFKRNFGDIEVAKDFLRNYLPEKVAQAIDLEHIEKENGSYVDEGFQNAQSDLLWKTKIDNQEGIIYTYYLSTKSYKDKKVIFQLLKYILQIMGRKIMNKTEKQR
- a CDS encoding helix-turn-helix transcriptional regulator; protein product: MTVSYKKLWKLLIDRDMKKKDLQAAAKISPSSISKLSRNENVSMDVLIKVCSALKVNFEDIMELVPNSTEERK
- a CDS encoding type I restriction-modification system subunit M translates to MTDNKNGQERAELHRTIWNIANDLRGSVDGWDFKQYVLGILFYRYISENITAYINAEEHEAGDSTFDYAKLPDNIAERAREELVKTKGFFILPSELFQNVRAHAKDDENLNETLQRIFKNIEASARGTESEDNFKGLFDDIDVNSNKLGGTVTKRNEKLVKLLNSIAEMKLGNFKDNSIDAFGDAYEFLMGMYASNAGKSGGEYYTPQEVSELLTQLTIVGKKEVNKVYDPACGSGSLLLKFAKILGKENVRQGFFGQEINITTYNLCRINMFLHDIDYDKFDIALGDTLTDPQHWDDEPFEAIVSNPPYSIKWKGDDDPILINDPRFSPAGVLAPKSKADLAFIMHSLSWLATNGTAAIVCFPGVMYRGGAEKKIRKYLIDNNYIDCIIQLPSNLFYGTGIATCIMVLKKSKNENKTLFIDASKEFVKVTNNNKLTQENIEKILNAFKDRKDIEYFSKLVPNNEIVDQDYNLSVSNYVEQQDTREKIDIVKLNAEIEKIVAREQVLREEIDKIIAEIDLPAGRQGCANE
- a CDS encoding GIY-YIG nuclease family protein, translated to MNKWYVYIILCDDGSLYKGHTNNLERGYNEHCLGRGANHTKLYKPVKIVYSEQVPSLEDAVAREKYFKTGSGREWIKNKLKEMSE
- a CDS encoding restriction endonuclease subunit S — its product is MSELDCQPNRLNELIAELCPDGVSYKRLGEIGYFYGGLSGKSKHDFANGNAKFITYMNVYSNLAVDTEISDMVKIGENEKQNTVKHGDILFTGSSETPNECGISSVLTKETNEKLYLNSFCFGFRLIDKDLLLPDFSKYLFRSKEIRKQIIRTANGVTRFNVSKEKMEKVVIPVPPLPVQQEIVRILDNFTELVKELTTELTAELTARQKQYEYYRDKLLTFGDEVEFRTLEEVFNIKNGYTPSKSNPTYWENGSLPWFRMEDIRKNGRILSDSIQHITPQAVKGKLFPANSIILATSATIGEHALLTVEALANQRFTFLSIKKQYVDKLNMKFFYYYCFIIDQWCKNNTSVGNFHSVEMVRLKKYRFPLPPLPVQREIVAILDRFDALCNDLTSGLPAEIEARQKQYEYYRDKLLSFKEMKS